Genomic segment of Sphingopyxis lindanitolerans:
GGCGCAGCTTCGCGCGATGACCGCGTCGCAGATCCAGCTCTATACCGCGATCACCAGCTTCCCGATGATGCTGACCGCGCTGACCCGCACCGCCGACAAATTCCCCGCCTATTCGGTGACGATCTCCAACGTCCCCGGCCCGCGCGAGCAGATGTATTGGAACGGCGCGCGGCTGGACGGCATGTATCCCGCGAGCATCCCGGTCGACGGCATGGCGATGAACATCACCCAAGTGTCGAATTTCCAGAACATCGACTTCGGCATCACCGCCTGCCGCCGCAGCGTCCCGCATGCGCAGCGGATGATCGACTATCTGGAAGAAGCGCTGATCGAGCTGGAGCAGGCGGCAGGGATCAAGACGGCGAAGAAATAATCGTCGCCCCCGCGAAGGCGGGGGCCGTTGGCAGCCTTCCCCGGCACCGCAGCACAACGCCGACAGCGGCCTCCGCCTTCGCGGGGACGACGGTGGTTATTCGGCCTCGGCCCCGCCCAAATCGCGCGCGACCTTCGGATCGCGCAGCAGCTTTTCGATGTGGCTCGCCTCGTCGAAGCTTTCGTCCGACAGGAATTTCAGTTTCGCGGCATATTTCATGCTCATCTTTTCGGCGACGCTCTTTTGCAGCCAGGCGGTGTTGGTGCGCAGCGCCTTGAGCACCGCTTCCTCATTCTTGCCGAGCAGGGGCTTCACGAACACCGTCGCGTGGCGCAGGTCGGGCGACATGCGCACTTCGGTGATGCTCACCGGATGCTTGGTCAGCAGCTCGTCATGGGCATCGCCGCGCGCGAGGATTTCGGAGAGGATGTGGCGCACCTGTTCGCCGACGCGCAGCACGCGGACCGAGGGGCCTTTGGTTTCTGCCGCTTTCATGGCTTACGCTTTCTCCAACTGGTCGAGCTTGTCGATGATCCGGGCGATCGAGCGCATGTTGCGCGCCGTGCCCTTATGGTCCAACCGCCGTTCGATCAGCCGCGCGGTCAATTTGCTGTCGGCGACGCCGTCGCCATAATCGATATAAAGCGCCCGGTCGCCAAGCGCGAGACGCTCGTTCGGCTTGATCCATTTGTCGGTCGCCAGCGCGTCGAACTGGGCCGCGGTCGGTTGCCCGTCGAGGAACATCGTATGGACGAACTTGTCCTCGTTGGTGCCCGCGAAAGGATTGTCGGCGATCGCCGCGGCAAGCTCGTCGCGGCTGCGCACGAGCGCGGCACAGCGCATGTCGAAGCGATCGTCGACCATCAGCGTCAGCTTTTCCTCCAGCCCGCGCGTCGGCCGCGCGGGGTGCGAAAAGATGACATTGCCGCTGGCAACGACCGTCTCGACATCGGTAAAGCCCTCGGCCTCGAACGCCGAACGCAGGTCGGCCATCTTCAGCCGGTTGCCGCCGACGTTGATGCTGCCGAATAGGGCGACGTAGCGAGCCATGCCGACACCTCCCGATCCGCGCCGAGCGGACGCCTGTTACAGCGTCCGTTCGCGCAGTTCGACCTCGAACACCTCCAGATGATCGCCCGGCTTGATGTCGTTGGTGTCCGCCAGCACGACACCGCACTCCAGTCCGGCGCGCACTTCCGCGACATCGTCCTTGAAGCGGCGGAGCGACGCGATCGTCGTTGCCGAAACGATGACGTCCTCGCGGGTGAGACGCGCGTGGAGCCCCTTGCGGATCGACCCTTCGAGCACCAGCAGCCCCGCGGCCTTGTCGCGCTTGCCGGCCGGGAAGACATCCTTGACCTCGGCGCGGCCGACGACATTCTCGATCCGCTCCGGACCCAACTCGCCCGCCATCTCCTTCGCGACCGCCTCGGTCAGGTGATAGATGACGTCATAGTACATGAAGCGCACTTTTTCGCGGTTCGCGATTTCGCGCGCCTTGGCGTTCGGACGAACGTTGAAGCCGATGATCGGCGCGCCCGTCGCGGCCGCCAGCGTCACGTCGCTTTCGGTGATCGCCCCGGCGCCCGACTGAAGCACGCGGACGCGGATCTCGTCGGTCGACAGGCGATTGAGCGCGTTGACGATCGCTTCGACCGACCCCTGCACATCGCCCTTGATGACCACCGGATATTCGATGACCTTCGCCTTGTCGGCGAGCGCCTCGAACATGCCCTCGAGGCTGACCGGCGCCTGCACCGTGCGCCTCTTGAGCGCTTCGCTCTGGCGATAGGCCGCGACTTCGCGGGCCCGCGCTTCATTTTCGACGACGGTCAGCGTATCGCCCGCCATCGGCACGCCGCCGAGGCCGAGAACCTCGACCGGCATCGACGGGCCGGCGGTCTTGACCTGCTTGCCCTGGTCGTCGATCAGCGCGCGCACGCGGCCGCTTTCGGCGCCGCAGACGAAGATGTCGCCGACCTTGAGCGTGCCGCGGCGGACGAGGATCGTCGCCACCGGGCCGCGGCCCTTGTCGAGTTTCGCCTCGACCACCGTGCCTTCAGCGGCGCGGTCGGGGTTCGCTTTCAGCTCCATGATCTCGGCCTGCACCGCGATCGCGCCGAGCAGCTTGTCGAGGCCGGTCTTCTTGAGCGCCGACACTTCGACATTCTGGACGTCGCCGCCCATTTCCTCGACCACCAGCTCATGTTCGAGCAGGCGTTCGCGGACGCGCTGCGGATTGGCGCCTTCCTTGTCGACCTTGTTGATCGCGACGATGATCGGCACACCGGCCGCCTTCGCATGGTTGATCGCCTCGATCGACTGCGGCTTGAGCCCGTCGTCGGCCGCGACCACCAGAATGACGATGTCGGTGACGTTCGCCCCGCGCTGGCGCATCTCGGTAAAGGCTTCGTGGCCCGGCGTATCGAGGAAGGTGACTTGGCTCCCGTCGGGAGTCTTCACCTGATAGGCGCCGATATGCTGGGTGATGCCGCCGGCCTCGCCCGCCTGCACATTCGCGCCGCGCAGCGCGTCGAGCAGGCTGGTCTTGCCATGATCGACATGGCCCATGATCGTGACGACCGGGGCGCGGGCCTTCAGGTTCGCGGCGTCATCGACATCCTCGTCGTGGCGGATGTCGATGTCGGCGTCGCTGACGCGCTTGATCTCGTGCCCGAATTCGGTGACGAGCAGTTCGGCGGTGTCCTGGTCGATCGTCTGGTTGACGGTGACCGGCATGCCCATCTTGAACAAGGCCTTGACCAGGTCGGCGCCCTTTTCCGCCATGCGGTTGGCAAGATCCTGGACCGTGATCACGTCGGGCACGACGACTTCGCGGACCTGCTTCTCGCGTGGGCCGCTCGACACCATATGCGAGCGCTTTTCCTTTTCGCGGGCACGCTTCAGCGCCGCGAGGCTGCGCGCGCGCGCGCCCTCGTCGTCGTTGAGCGCGCGCGTGACGGTCAGCTTGCCCGACTGGCGGCGATTGTCGGCGCCGCGGTTGGCCTTGGGCTCGGGGCGCTTCGGTTCGGGGCGCTTCGGGGCTTCGACCGGCGTGAAGCGGCGCGGCGCGGGCGCGGCGCTGGCGGTCGTGCCGCGCGATGCCGGCGCGGGCGCGGCTTCGCTTTGCGGCTCGGCCGCGGCGACGGGCGCTTCGGCGACCGGTTCCGCGGCGGCAGGCGCGGCGGGCGCGGGCTCGGCGGTCTTTACCGCGGCCTGTTCGTTACGCGCTTCGGCGCGCGCCTTTTCTTCCTCGGCGGCGCGGGCACGCGCGGCCTCTTCGCGGCGGCGATTTTCCTCGAGCGCGTTCATGCGCGCTTCCTCAGCCTCGCGCAGCAATTGCACCTGGCGCTCCTGCCGCGACATCAGGCTGTCGGCGGCGGGCTTGGGCGCTGCGGGCTTCGGAGCCGGGGCGGGCGCGGGGGCCGGAGCGGCGGGCGCGGCCTTGACCTCTTCGGCTTCGGGCGCCGGAGCGGCTTCGCCGGGGCGGCCGAGCACGCGGCGGCGCTTGACCTCGACCACCACCGTGTTGCGGCGGCCGTGGCTGAATTGCTGCTGCACCTGGCCGGCCTCGACCGTCCGCTTCAGCCCGAGCGGCTTGCGGGTAAGGGTCGGCTTGTCCTGTTCGTCACTCATCGAAAACCATCATTCCTTCAAAACGCGTCCGAAGCGGCGGGGCCGGCAGGCGCCGTCCCTGTTTTTTCCTCGCCGACGGGCGACGGGGCATGCGGATCGGAATCGCGGTTGGCCGCGTCCCTACTCCATCCTGTGAAAAACTGCCAGCGGCTCAAATGCGCGAGCACCCGATCGGCTGCGCGGGCGTCGACAATCGCCAGATGCACCGCATTTTCGCGGCCCAATGCCATAGATAGGGTGTTTCGGTCCACCGGCAAGACCAGCCCTTCGCGGCCCGACCCTTCGTCATCCTCGCCGACACGCCAGGCCTGCGCCAGTTTCTTGCGCCCATCCTCGCCCGCATCAAGAGCGTGGAGCAGCAGGCGAACCTGCCCCTTGCGCGCCGCCTGCTCGATCTTTTCATTGCCCGAAATCAACGTGCCCGACCGCGCCTCAAGCCCCAGCCGGTCGAGCGTCGCGCGCTGCAATTGCGCCTCGATCCGGGCGCCCAGGTCGTCGGGAATGGTGAAGTTGCTGTCGTGCAGCGCCCGCGCGAGCCCGCCCTTCAGCTTGCCCTTCGCTTGCGCTGCTTCAAGATCCGCGCGCGGTACGCCGATCCACGCCCCGCGCCCCGGCGCCTTCGCCAGAACGTCGGGCGCGATGCCGCCGTCGGGCCCAAGCGCCAGGCGCACGAGTTGCTGCGCCGGCTGGACCTCGCCGGTGATGACGCAGCGCCGTTCGGGCACATGCTGGCCGCGCCGTCCAGCGCGGTCGGGTTCGCTCAGCTGATCATTGTGCGGGGTCCGCATCGGCGGCCTCCCCGGTTTGCGGCTCCGCCGCGGCGGGTGCAGCTTCCGCTTCCACGGCCGGTTCGTCATCGAACCAGTGCGCGCGCGCCGCCATGATGATCTCGTTGCCCTGCTCTTCGCTGAGGCCATATTCGCCGAGAACGCCGCCCCGATCTTCTGCGCGCTCGGCCCGCTCGGCGCGTTCGCGCGATGGGCCGCGACGGTTGTCCTGGCGCTTCTTGGCGATCAGTTCGTCGGTCGCAAGGTCGGCGAGATCGTCGAGCGTCTTGATCCCCGCCTTGCCGAGAACGACGAGCATCGCTTCGGTGAGGTGCGGGATTTCGGCGAGATCGTCCTCGACGCCGAGTTCGCGACGTTCCTGGCGCGCGGCTTCCTCGCGGCGGTCGAGCGCTTCGGTCGCGCGGCTTTGCAGTTCCTGCGCCAGTTCCTCGTCAAAGCCTTCGATGCCCGCGAGTTCGTCGAGCGGCACATAGGCCACCTCCTCAAGCTCGCCGAAGCCCTCGGCGACCAGAAGCTGCGCGAGCGTCTCGTCGACGTCGAGTTCTTCCTGGAACATCGTCGAGCGTTCGACGAATTCGCGCTGGCGCTTCTCGCTCGCGTCGGCCTCGGTCATGATGTCGATCTGGCTGCCGGTAAGCTGGCTGGCGAGACGGACATTCTGGCCGCGGCGGCCGATGGCGAGGCTGAGCTGGTCGTCGGGGACGACGACTTCGATGCGGCCGTCATCCTCGTCGATGACGACGCGCTGCACCGTCGCGGGCTGAAGCGCGTTGACGACGAAGGTCGCGGTATCTTCGGACCAGGGGATGATGTCGATCTTTTCGCCCTGCATTTCCTGAACGACCGCCTGGACGCGGCTGCCCTTCATGCCGACGCAAGCGCCGACGGGGTCGATCGAGCCGTCATAGCTGATCACGCCGATCTTGGCGCGCGAGCCGGGGTCGCGGGCGGCGGCCTTGATCTCGATGATGCCGTCATAGATTTCGGGCACTTCCTGCGCGAACAGCTTCTTCATGAAGTCGGGGTGCGCGCGGGACAGGAAAATCTGCGGACCGCGATTTTCGCGGCGCACCGACAGGATGATCGCG
This window contains:
- the rbfA gene encoding 30S ribosome-binding factor RbfA codes for the protein MKAAETKGPSVRVLRVGEQVRHILSEILARGDAHDELLTKHPVSITEVRMSPDLRHATVFVKPLLGKNEEAVLKALRTNTAWLQKSVAEKMSMKYAAKLKFLSDESFDEASHIEKLLRDPKVARDLGGAEAE
- a CDS encoding DUF448 domain-containing protein, yielding MRTPHNDQLSEPDRAGRRGQHVPERRCVITGEVQPAQQLVRLALGPDGGIAPDVLAKAPGRGAWIGVPRADLEAAQAKGKLKGGLARALHDSNFTIPDDLGARIEAQLQRATLDRLGLEARSGTLISGNEKIEQAARKGQVRLLLHALDAGEDGRKKLAQAWRVGEDDEGSGREGLVLPVDRNTLSMALGRENAVHLAIVDARAADRVLAHLSRWQFFTGWSRDAANRDSDPHAPSPVGEEKTGTAPAGPAASDAF
- a CDS encoding DUF1697 domain-containing protein, with product MARYVALFGSINVGGNRLKMADLRSAFEAEGFTDVETVVASGNVIFSHPARPTRGLEEKLTLMVDDRFDMRCAALVRSRDELAAAIADNPFAGTNEDKFVHTMFLDGQPTAAQFDALATDKWIKPNERLALGDRALYIDYGDGVADSKLTARLIERRLDHKGTARNMRSIARIIDKLDQLEKA
- the nusA gene encoding transcription termination factor NusA encodes the protein MATAISANRAELLAIANSVASEKMIDKGIVIEAIEEAIQRAARARYGAENDIRAKLDVQTGDLRLWRVVEVVETVEDYFKQVDLAAGQKLQKDAKLGDFIVDPLPAVDLGRIDAQSAKQVIFQKVREADRERQYEEFKDRGNEIITGVVKSVEFGHIVVNLGRAEGVIRRDQQIPRELMRVGDRVRAIILSVRRENRGPQIFLSRAHPDFMKKLFAQEVPEIYDGIIEIKAAARDPGSRAKIGVISYDGSIDPVGACVGMKGSRVQAVVQEMQGEKIDIIPWSEDTATFVVNALQPATVQRVVIDEDDGRIEVVVPDDQLSLAIGRRGQNVRLASQLTGSQIDIMTEADASEKRQREFVERSTMFQEELDVDETLAQLLVAEGFGELEEVAYVPLDELAGIEGFDEELAQELQSRATEALDRREEAARQERRELGVEDDLAEIPHLTEAMLVVLGKAGIKTLDDLADLATDELIAKKRQDNRRGPSRERAERAERAEDRGGVLGEYGLSEEQGNEIIMAARAHWFDDEPAVEAEAAPAAAEPQTGEAADADPAQ
- the infB gene encoding translation initiation factor IF-2, which gives rise to MSDEQDKPTLTRKPLGLKRTVEAGQVQQQFSHGRRNTVVVEVKRRRVLGRPGEAAPAPEAEEVKAAPAAPAPAPAPAPKPAAPKPAADSLMSRQERQVQLLREAEEARMNALEENRRREEAARARAAEEEKARAEARNEQAAVKTAEPAPAAPAAAEPVAEAPVAAAEPQSEAAPAPASRGTTASAAPAPRRFTPVEAPKRPEPKRPEPKANRGADNRRQSGKLTVTRALNDDEGARARSLAALKRAREKEKRSHMVSSGPREKQVREVVVPDVITVQDLANRMAEKGADLVKALFKMGMPVTVNQTIDQDTAELLVTEFGHEIKRVSDADIDIRHDEDVDDAANLKARAPVVTIMGHVDHGKTSLLDALRGANVQAGEAGGITQHIGAYQVKTPDGSQVTFLDTPGHEAFTEMRQRGANVTDIVILVVAADDGLKPQSIEAINHAKAAGVPIIVAINKVDKEGANPQRVRERLLEHELVVEEMGGDVQNVEVSALKKTGLDKLLGAIAVQAEIMELKANPDRAAEGTVVEAKLDKGRGPVATILVRRGTLKVGDIFVCGAESGRVRALIDDQGKQVKTAGPSMPVEVLGLGGVPMAGDTLTVVENEARAREVAAYRQSEALKRRTVQAPVSLEGMFEALADKAKVIEYPVVIKGDVQGSVEAIVNALNRLSTDEIRVRVLQSGAGAITESDVTLAAATGAPIIGFNVRPNAKAREIANREKVRFMYYDVIYHLTEAVAKEMAGELGPERIENVVGRAEVKDVFPAGKRDKAAGLLVLEGSIRKGLHARLTREDVIVSATTIASLRRFKDDVAEVRAGLECGVVLADTNDIKPGDHLEVFEVELRERTL